In the genome of Lathyrus oleraceus cultivar Zhongwan6 chromosome 4, CAAS_Psat_ZW6_1.0, whole genome shotgun sequence, the window AATGATTTCTGAGAAAAGCTTACACACAAACATAACTAATACatgaaaaaatgatttttaaaaaatattgaaaaatcGGACCCTAAATGTTGCTATCCAGCTTAGCAATCTATAGGAGTAACCACAACAAGTTGTGAAAATGCTATATTAACCATCATATTAGTGATTTTAACTATTAGACAAATATAAATACTTAAAAGTAAGCTCCCTAGAGGTTCAAATTGTTTGAACCCAAGAGTTCTGTAAATGCTATATATAGCTTATACATGAAAAGCAAAACTCACAAGTATAAGAGTATCGTCGCTAGGACTAGGTAAGCCTTTTACAGCCATATCCTTCGATATGTAACCTGCACCTCCTTTCCAATTTTTTGTTGGATTGTCTACTGTGTAGAATATCTGCAAAATTTGTTTTAACAAATAACTAATTTGTCCAAAATAACAACAGATTGACTAACCAAAATAACTTCTCTAAACAATATTTTTTACCTTTAGATTCGGGTGGGTTGCTGCTAGAATGTCAAGCTTCTGTTTAAGCAGTATGTCATCTGGGGAGACATTAGCATAAAGCAATGATATCTGTATACGTACAAGGCCGCCATCAAATGTGATACTCTCACGTATATCACAAAACAAATAATCATACTTCATATGCATAAACAAAATGACTGCATTTCTCCAGAGAATTTAATTTGTATACATTGATAGTGGAAAACTTTTTACACATAGATCCAATCAAATTGCACAGTATAGATATTTGTCGAGATATTTTACTTTTAGGAACTAAATTAAGTGAGTGGCACTGCGATGCGATTTGATTAGATGCACATGTAAAGAAGTTTTGCACTGTCAGTGCATAGAAATTAATCTCTTCCACGTATACAAAACAAGCTACAAGCTATATATAATGTACATATTGGTGGGATAATATGTAGAAGTTTGCAACCTACCTGAGTTTTGTCATCAGAATTCTTCAATATAGCCTCAATTACTTGAAGCATGGGAGTAATTCCTGAGCCGCCGGCAATCTGCATGATGAAGTTAATGTATTCATATCATTATATTATAAATCCTAAACCTTGAAGAAAGCAAAATGAAGTTTATGCATTCATGTCTATGAACTTAATGGAATACATAAAGAACAACAGAGTGAAAGGCATAAATAAAGTCCATGTTTGGGAGAGAGATTGGCGTAGGCATTTCAAACATACTTTTCGGGAAGTAACAAATtcttcattttccttttcaaATTTAAAGGCACTCTCTAAAGGCTACCAAACAAGCTTAATTTACTTGTTAATGGATATTGAATTGATGGTGTTGAACAACAACCAATGCTAATATGCTTACCATGCCAATATTCTTCTTCATATTAGGGGTATATTTAAACTTTTCAATGGGCCTGAAAGAAACAATGCATTTATCATCGAAAGTGTAAGCATGAAAAGTATTGTTCTGATCTTGAGTTGTTATTGCAAATGACATACCCTTTTACTTCAACGACATCACCTGGTTTTAAGCTTGCAAAATGCTGGCTCATTTTTCCGTCGGGATACACCTGTAACAATTTGAAAAGTATGTCACCGAAGTGCCTCTTTAAAAGGGCCTGCTAGATGATTAACGGGGATAAGAAAAGTAATGCATTTGCGACATACCTTGATTAACAAATCAAAATATCCTGTAGATTCTGGATCTGATATAGGAGTATACCTGAAGATTCGGACACAAACACTCTCACTTAAGTCAATCTCCGCAAAACATCAACGATAAGTAAGAAATCATAACAATCTAAAGTGTGGCCTTGACATTGAGATGAAATTTTTAGTATCCCATTCTTAATAGGAGAAATAAGTATAGATAAATTCGTAAgtaatataataatatatatgtTACTGTTCAATTGTCTACATTTTACAGCTAGTAAGAAGAAAATGGTTGTCGTGCTTCCTAAAGATTAGTAGAAAGATACAAATATGACAAATGTTTCACATAAAGAACACAATATCATTCCAAAGCTGAAAGATCCACTACGGAGTTCCTCTGAGGTCAGAAATGGCACTTATTTCAAAGGGAACCAGAAAAGAAATTCAGGAATGAAGGAGTCAGGAACAAGACAAAGAAATAAAGCAAAGTAAAATGTACAAATAAAACAACGAATGCAAAAACTGTCTTTTTAGGTAGAAAATGAAGTACATAATGACCCCTGATCTCTGTTTATTTAATTTACAGAAGAACAAAATTCTGAGGACAGCATAAGTGAAAAAAAAATGCACCCAGAATGAATGATTTTCATACATTTCTTAGGGACAGTTAGTAAGAGGAAGTTAGCTAGATAAATAAGGGATGGGAGGATGGAGAGAGTTTTATTCTCTATATTTCCTGTTCAATTTTCAATAGTACATATCAATTTTTTTACTctctttcattttatttttccTTGGCTCCTAACAACATCCAGCACCAATAATGACGAGGTTAAAAGGGATGTTAAATGGCATTTTGAAAAGCTTTACAAAATAATCATACCAAGGCTATCGGTGGCAGAAATATAAGTACAGTGAAAAAGCAAATGATATCAACAATTTAAGAATATTAAAACAGTCATAAAGGTTTTTAGACAGAATAAAGCCCGAAGGTAACGGTATCAAGTGCCAGAACAAAGAAATATCAGAAGACATGAAGATAAAGTACACTCATTGTCTCAACAAGAAACTTACGGACGAATGACATATTTTGGTTTTTCTTCAGCATCTTGTCCCAGTGGAG includes:
- the LOC127073576 gene encoding NADH-cytochrome b5 reductase-like protein; its protein translation is MAAFLRKVARATPISFGAHSKSSRTNFHIPFTAIAAISGGFSYLYYSASPNLVHSDQIGDEEIKPKNIALIPDKWVEFKLQDTARVSQNTHLYRFSFDPTKKLGLDVASCILTRAPLGQDAEEKPKYVIRPYTPISDPESTGYFDLLIKVYPDGKMSQHFASLKPGDVVEVKGPIEKFKYTPNMKKNIGMIAGGSGITPMLQVIEAILKNSDDKTQISLLYANVSPDDILLKQKLDILAATHPNLKIFYTVDNPTKNWKGGAGYISKDMAVKGLPSPSDDTLILVCGPPGMMKHISGEKAKDWTQGEVSGILKEAGYTEQMVYKF